From Nitrosopumilus zosterae, the proteins below share one genomic window:
- the bioA gene encoding adenosylmethionine--8-amino-7-oxononanoate transaminase, protein MKEWSLFDEITSAKGVWLRDSKGNKTLDAVASMWCNVWGHSNQELINAITNQSKKLQHSSMFNLTNEPAEKLAEYLVKISPKMHKVFYSDNGSSAMEIAIKMALQYWKNIGEKNKTKIATLENGYHGDTFGAMSVGYVPEFFGKFKKQLFTTLQFPVPNKYRVPKGFTFLDYQNHCLEKIENEFAKRNNIAAFIMESGAQVAGGVIIYPKGFQNKINKLCKEYDVIFVLDEIATGFGRLGSMFQFQEQKNTPDIVAYGKMLTGGYLTMAATLTSKKVYDSFLGEFNDWKHLFHGHTYTGNPIAAAVALENLKMYKKYKLIEKIQSTSKIFEKYYQKILEIDIVGDIRHKGMLMGIELVTDKKKKTPIHPKKSINKIFFEEGKRHGIYLRTLGNIVMIVPPLAITKKELELLLEKTILTIKAARAQVI, encoded by the coding sequence ATGAAAGAATGGAGTTTGTTTGATGAAATTACTAGTGCAAAAGGAGTATGGTTAAGAGATTCAAAAGGTAACAAAACACTAGATGCGGTAGCATCAATGTGGTGTAATGTTTGGGGGCACTCAAATCAAGAATTAATAAATGCAATTACAAATCAAAGTAAAAAACTACAGCATTCCTCAATGTTTAATTTAACTAATGAACCTGCAGAAAAATTAGCTGAATATCTTGTGAAGATTTCTCCAAAAATGCACAAGGTGTTTTATTCAGATAATGGTTCTTCAGCAATGGAAATTGCCATCAAAATGGCATTACAATATTGGAAGAACATAGGAGAGAAAAATAAAACAAAAATCGCAACGTTGGAAAACGGATATCATGGAGATACATTTGGGGCAATGTCAGTAGGATATGTTCCAGAATTTTTTGGTAAGTTCAAAAAACAATTATTTACAACATTGCAATTTCCGGTACCTAACAAATATAGAGTTCCAAAAGGATTTACTTTTTTAGATTATCAAAATCATTGTTTAGAAAAAATAGAGAATGAATTTGCAAAAAGGAACAACATTGCGGCGTTTATCATGGAAAGTGGAGCACAAGTTGCAGGTGGAGTGATCATTTATCCAAAAGGGTTTCAAAATAAAATAAATAAATTGTGTAAGGAATATGATGTAATATTTGTATTAGATGAAATTGCTACAGGTTTTGGAAGATTAGGTTCAATGTTTCAATTTCAGGAACAAAAAAACACACCAGACATAGTAGCATATGGAAAAATGTTAACGGGGGGCTATCTCACAATGGCTGCAACATTAACAAGCAAAAAAGTATATGATTCGTTTTTAGGTGAATTCAATGATTGGAAACATCTCTTTCACGGACATACATATACTGGTAATCCGATTGCCGCAGCCGTTGCATTAGAAAATCTAAAGATGTATAAAAAATACAAATTGATTGAAAAAATTCAAAGCACATCTAAAATTTTTGAAAAATACTATCAAAAAATTTTGGAAATTGATATTGTGGGAGACATTAGACATAAAGGAATGCTAATGGGAATAGAATTAGTCACAGACAAAAAGAAAAAAACACCAATACATCCTAAAAAGTCAATAAACAAAATATTTTTTGAAGAAGGGAAAAGACATGGAATCTATCTTAGAACTCTTGGAAATATTGTAATGATAGTGCCTCCATTGGCCATTACTAAAAAAGAACTAGAATTACTCTTAGAGAAGACAATTTTAACCATAAAAGCTGCAAGAGCACAAGTAATTTGA
- the bioB gene encoding biotin synthase BioB, with amino-acid sequence MSAYEFIKECQEKVFSGISISSEDAKKLLNIQDEKLKELAKCANEITREFNGNKVDVEQLNNIKKNACSEDCTFCGQSAFFDTGIDTYQLPSPEDVVSKAQKAKEDGAESYCLVAAWREPTTRDFEKVCKIISEINDKVGINVECSLGFLTPEQAKKLKELKVKRYNHNLETAKSKFPEICTTHTYEDRLKTLKIARDAGLELCTGGIIGLGETREQRLELALELGRLYPEEVTINILVPMPGTPLELQTDLPNSEIVRIFSVIRFLLPESVIKISGGRESKLEDSGEELLQSGANGIITEGYLTMGGNEAKKDRELIEKIGLQS; translated from the coding sequence ATGAGTGCATATGAATTTATCAAAGAGTGTCAAGAAAAAGTATTTTCAGGAATCAGTATTTCTTCAGAAGACGCAAAAAAATTATTGAATATACAAGATGAAAAATTAAAAGAATTAGCAAAGTGTGCAAATGAAATAACTCGTGAATTCAACGGGAATAAAGTAGATGTTGAACAATTAAACAATATCAAAAAAAATGCATGCAGTGAAGACTGTACATTTTGTGGACAATCGGCATTTTTTGACACAGGTATAGATACATATCAATTACCTTCACCTGAAGATGTAGTAAGTAAAGCGCAAAAAGCTAAAGAGGATGGTGCGGAATCATATTGTCTTGTTGCAGCTTGGAGAGAACCAACAACTAGGGATTTTGAAAAAGTTTGTAAAATTATAAGTGAGATCAATGATAAAGTAGGGATCAATGTGGAGTGTAGTTTAGGATTTCTAACACCAGAACAAGCAAAAAAACTAAAAGAACTTAAAGTCAAAAGATACAATCATAATTTGGAAACTGCAAAATCAAAATTTCCCGAAATATGTACAACACATACGTATGAAGACAGATTGAAAACATTGAAAATTGCAAGAGACGCAGGATTAGAATTGTGTACTGGCGGGATTATCGGATTAGGAGAAACACGAGAACAGAGACTGGAATTGGCACTTGAATTAGGAAGACTATATCCAGAAGAAGTAACAATCAACATTCTAGTTCCAATGCCCGGAACTCCATTAGAATTACAAACAGATCTTCCAAATTCTGAAATAGTTAGAATTTTTTCAGTTATACGATTTTTACTACCTGAATCAGTAATCAAAATTTCTGGCGGTCGAGAATCAAAACTGGAAGATTCTGGAGAGGAACTTCTCCAAAGTGGTGCCAACGGAATAATCACTGAAGGGTATCTAACTATGGGAGGAAATGAGGCTAAAAAAGACCGAGAATTAATAGAGAAAATTGGCCTCCAATCATAA
- a CDS encoding aminotransferase class I/II-fold pyridoxal phosphate-dependent enzyme: MASNHKLNFVDSELENLKRLNLYRKLRYGKSKGPHIIINNKKLLNLCSNDYLGIHSSQIQINQLQSSSRLVSGNDESYKKLESILAKHKSQQNSLVYPTGYMANLGAISAIAKKKDIILSDELNHASIIESCKLTDSKIIIYKHNDMQDLEKKLKLKVNNKFVITEGIFSMDGDFSSLKQISELSEKQNAITIVDDAHGDFVVGKDGSGTPSYFNVEKKIDLYISSLSKGLGSFGGYVASKNNVIDLCINKSKSFIYTSALPSFLIEYSIKRFKSNREERKKKLERNTRKLIKGLKQIGFEINSTTHIIPIIIGDEKKAIEFGEFLMNRGVFAQPIRYPTVPKNKARLRISVTAWLSDKDIERSLEIFEKAFRKFCN; this comes from the coding sequence TTGGCCTCCAATCATAAACTAAACTTTGTTGATTCTGAATTAGAAAATCTAAAACGACTGAATCTTTATAGAAAATTACGATATGGAAAATCCAAAGGGCCTCACATAATCATCAACAATAAAAAATTATTGAATTTATGCTCAAATGATTATTTAGGGATACATTCATCACAAATTCAAATAAATCAACTTCAATCAAGTTCAAGATTAGTATCAGGAAACGATGAATCATATAAAAAATTAGAAAGCATTCTTGCAAAACATAAATCACAACAAAACAGTCTGGTATACCCTACAGGATATATGGCAAATCTAGGTGCAATAAGTGCTATTGCCAAGAAAAAAGACATCATTCTAAGTGATGAGTTAAATCATGCAAGCATTATTGAATCATGCAAGCTTACTGATTCAAAAATTATTATTTACAAACATAATGATATGCAAGATTTAGAAAAAAAACTCAAATTAAAAGTAAATAACAAATTCGTAATTACTGAAGGAATATTCAGCATGGATGGAGATTTTTCGTCATTAAAACAAATATCAGAATTATCAGAAAAACAAAATGCAATAACAATAGTAGATGATGCACACGGTGATTTTGTTGTTGGAAAAGATGGAAGTGGAACTCCAAGTTATTTTAATGTAGAAAAGAAAATTGATTTATACATAAGCAGTCTAAGTAAAGGTCTAGGATCTTTTGGAGGGTATGTTGCATCAAAAAATAATGTAATTGATTTATGCATAAATAAATCAAAATCATTCATTTACACATCAGCGCTTCCTTCATTTTTAATTGAATATTCAATAAAGAGGTTCAAATCAAATAGAGAAGAACGAAAGAAAAAACTAGAAAGAAATACTAGAAAATTAATTAAAGGATTAAAGCAAATTGGATTTGAAATCAATTCCACCACTCATATAATTCCAATAATCATAGGAGATGAAAAAAAGGCTATAGAGTTTGGAGAATTCTTGATGAACAGAGGAGTTTTTGCCCAACCAATTAGATATCCAACAGTTCCCAAAAACAAGGCAAGATTAAGAATTTCGGTCACAGCATGGCTGTCAGATAAAGACATTGAAAGATCGCTTGAAATTTTCGAGAAAGCATTTAGAAAATTTTGCAACTAG